A stretch of the Nicotiana tabacum cultivar K326 chromosome 6, ASM71507v2, whole genome shotgun sequence genome encodes the following:
- the LOC107770705 gene encoding protein JINGUBANG-like → MKEIMEVSTWFCNNGQYSSTYDQNSNSEKQSTTSTTYEETSSCSIDTFASPKSFKSYSCVATFNTLTPQISHLAIHNNILYAASLNEITVFDLKTYEQIDTFSHQTISSFGIVKSIAFSKTKIFTAHQDCKIRVWQLPPSSEKHQLHSTLPTLKDRIRRGISPKNYVQIRRHKQKLWIEHADTVSGLAVNEELMYSVSWDKTFKIWNMSNFTCLESVIGHVDALNAIVVSHDGVVYTASADGEIKVWQREKNKHILVATLKKHKSTVNALALNKEGSVLFSGGCDEKILVWEREEYCADYMLATWPLRGHKGAILCLIYINDVLISGSSDKNVRIWQKSSNTECGYFCSLVLEGHCKPVKSVTAAWEWDDDNNGALSVFSGSLDGEIRIWEVIVSTSH, encoded by the coding sequence ATGAAAGAAATAATGGAGGTCTCAACATGGTTTTGCAATAATGGCCAATATTCATCAACTTatgatcaaaattcaaattctgaAAAACAAAGCACTACTTCAACAACATATGAAGAAACCAGCTCTTGCAGTATTGACACCTTTGCTTCCCCAAAATCTTTCAAATCTTATTCTTGCGTAGCCACTTTTAATACCTTAACCCCACAAATTTCCCATCTAGCCATTCACAATAACATTTTATACGCTGCATCTCTCAACGAAATCACTGTCTTTGATTTAAAAACCTATGAACAAATCGACACATTCAGTCATCAAACAATTTCATCTTTTGGCATAGTAAAATCAATTGCGTTTAGCAAAACAAAAATCTTCACAGCTCATCAAGATTGCAAAATTAGAGTTTGGCAACTCCCACCCTCCTCCGAAAAACATCAACTCCactcaactcttccaactttaaaaGATCGAATCCGACGTGGCATTTCTCCAAAAAATTACGTCCAAATTAGACGTCACAAGCAAAAACTCTGGATAGAACATGCAGATACTGTTTCAGGATTAGCTGTTAATGAGGAATTAATGTATTCAGTTTCATGGGATAAAACCTTCAAAATTTGGAATATGTCGAATTTTACTTGTTTAGAATCCGTAATAGGTCATGTCGATGCTCTTAACGCCATTGTTGTTTCTCACGACGGCGTCGTTTACACAGCTTCGGCTGATGGGGAAATAAAAGTTTggcaaagagaaaaaaataagcaTATTTTAGTAGCTACGTTGAAGAAACACAAATCTACAGTGAATGCATTGGCTCTTAATAAGGAAGGGTCAGTTTTATTTTCAGGAGGATGTGATGAAAAAATATTAGTATGGGAAAGAGAGGAATATTGTGCTGATTATATGTTGGCTACGTGGCCATTAAGAGGACATAAGGGTGCAATTTTGTGCCTGATTTATATTAATGATGTTTTAATTAGTGGATCATCTGATAAAAATGTGAGGATTTGGCAAAAGAGTAGTAATACAGAATGTGGATATTTTTGCTCGTTAGTTCTTGAAGGGCATTGTAAGCCAGTGAAGTCAGTTACAGCAGCTTGGGAATGGGATGATGATAATAATGGAGCTCTTTCTgtttttagtggaagtttggatGGAGAAATTAGAATTTGGGAGGTTATTGTTTCAACGTCACATTAG